In the genome of Triticum urartu cultivar G1812 chromosome 5, Tu2.1, whole genome shotgun sequence, one region contains:
- the LOC125555898 gene encoding probable calcium-binding protein CML36, whose product MKFFGSSTSKKENKGKKRSKRSGNGGSFASTASSSASDDQSVTTPRSVLPSSSGPAAPSGSGTTKKPALVAVTRLELEVALRTVVSTEEELAAMLAEAEAGLALDGIVAAEAADEGELRDTFAVFDADGDGRISAEELRAVLASLGDERCSVEDCGRMIGGVDTDGDGFVCFNEFTRMMMLAP is encoded by the coding sequence ATGAAGTTCTTCGGTTCCTCCACGTCCAAGAAGGAGAACAAGGGGAAGAAGAGATCCAAAAGGAGCGGCAACGGCGGCTCCTTCGCCTCCACCGCGTCGTCGTCGGCATCAGATGACCAGTCTGTCACAACGCCGAGATCTGTCCTGCCGTCGTCTTCGGGGCCGGCGGCACCATCCGGCTCCGGGACGACCAAGAAACCGGCCCTGGTCGCCGTGACGCGGCTGGAGCTGGAGGTGGCGCTGCGTACGGTCGTGTCGACAGAGGAGGAGCTGGCCGCGATGCTCGCCGAGGCGGAGGCCGGCCTCGCGCTTGATGGGATCGTGGCCGCGGAGGCCGCGGACGAGGGCGAGCTGAGGGACACATTTGCGGTGTTTGACGCTGACGGGGACGGGAGGATCTCCGCCGAGGAGCTCCGTGCCGTGTTGGCCTCCCTCGGCGACGAGCGGTGTTCCGTCGAGGACTGCGGCCGCATGATCGGCGGCGTCGACACCGACGGCGACGGCTTCGTCTGCTTCAACGAGTTTACCCGCATGATGATGCTTGCGCCGTGA